The Schistocerca gregaria isolate iqSchGreg1 chromosome 1, iqSchGreg1.2, whole genome shotgun sequence genome includes a window with the following:
- the LOC126352491 gene encoding uncharacterized protein LOC126352491 isoform X2, with protein MQQKVFHLSQWSLFNAPAKIPDTSIAFASIVPKIEDCEDCQNIQLTQPVPSNDSQNTVQNLDVRNIQHSLSDSYYSQTEEHTQMSLETSESVMYSNATSSGGSWRKVMSSHSDTHTDLNVCHAKSSVRKSLQSNETSRMHSLPSVPMSVEQDNFHSSNSHFAHQKSSTHQIVKQSKATEQSAYHQIKIQSKAKTEKLHSEAGVQKTHLTQILNSSSVRKKLPELPGATSHKIKLSPHVKSSSRPSNSKGHSKTQSVQKSVCSKKRKNSEGTGR; from the exons ATGCAACAGAAAGTCTTTCATTTGTCTCAGTGGTCTTTATTTAATG CACCAGCGAAGATACCTGATACAAGCATTGCCTTTGCATCCATAGTACCAAAGATAGAAGACTGTGAAGACTGTCAAAATATTCAACTGACGCAGCCTGTACCTAGTAATGATAGTCAAAACACAGTGCAGAATCTGGATGTTAGGAATATACAGCATAGTCTTTCTGACAGTTATTATTCTCAAACAGAGGAACATACACAGATGAGTTTGGAGACTAGTGAAAGTGTTATGTATTCTAATGCCACAAGTAGTGGTGGATCTTGGAGAAAAGTGATGAGCTCACACAGTGATACTCATACAGATTTAAATGTGTGCCATGCTAAAAGTTCAGTGCGAAAATCATTACAAAGTAATGAAACATCTCGCATGCATTCCTTGCCTTCAGTGCCAATGTCTGTTGAACAAGATAATTTTCACAGCAGCAACTCTCACTTTGCTCATCAAAAATCAAGTACTCACCAAATTGTGAAACAGTCAAAAGCCACAGAACAAAGTGCTTATCACCAAATAAAGATACAGTCAAAAGCAAAAACGGAAAAACTCCATAGTGAGGCGGGTGTACAAAAGACGCATTTAACACAGATTTTGAATTCATCTTCTGTTCGCAAGAAGCTGCCAGAACTACCAGGTGCCACTTCTCATAAAATAAAACTATCACCACATGTGAAAAGCAGCAGTAGACCGAGTAACTCAAAAGGCCATAGTAAAACACAATCAGTTCAAAAATCTGTATGTTCGAAGAAGAGAAAAAATAGTGAGGGTACTGGGAGGTAA
- the LOC126352491 gene encoding transcription factor Ken-like isoform X1 — MACQFYCPRHYGLTMNAVNDFVQQHSFVDVKLVCKNKKTVYSHKLILASASPFLKTVIEEMNNSDDMATLFLPDFDYNIVTLLLTFLCEGIMKLTWEELGEFRELCNGLGMNFPGADVVKVLNGSHYSQTSQATDIEANPIANTERGICTSSSLVSSREAFHTPAKIPDTSIAFASIVPKIEDCEDCQNIQLTQPVPSNDSQNTVQNLDVRNIQHSLSDSYYSQTEEHTQMSLETSESVMYSNATSSGGSWRKVMSSHSDTHTDLNVCHAKSSVRKSLQSNETSRMHSLPSVPMSVEQDNFHSSNSHFAHQKSSTHQIVKQSKATEQSAYHQIKIQSKAKTEKLHSEAGVQKTHLTQILNSSSVRKKLPELPGATSHKIKLSPHVKSSSRPSNSKGHSKTQSVQKSVCSKKRKNSEGTGR, encoded by the exons ATGGCTTGTCAATTTTACTGCCCCAGACACTATGGCTTAACCATGAACGCAGTTAATGATTTTGTGCAACAACATTCGTTTGTGGATGTGAAACTTGTATGCAAGAACAAAAAGACTGTGTATTCCCACAAGTTAATACTGGCTTCAGCTAGCCCGTTTCTAAAGACTGTTATTGAAGAAATGAACAATTCCGATGACATGGCTACCTTGTTTTTACCTGATTTCGATTATAATATTGTTACTCTGTTGCTGACGTTCCTCTGCGAAGGTATTATGAAACTTACATGGGAAGAACTAGGAGAATTCCGGGAGCTTTGTAATGGGCTAGGTATGAATTTCCCCGGTGCAGACGTGGTAAAGGTATTAAATGGCTCTCATTACTCGCAAACGTCGCAAGCAACTGACATCGAAGCAAACCCAATCGCAAATACAGAACGCGGAATATGCACTTCGTCTTCGCTCGTGTCTTCCAGAGAAGCTTTCCATA CACCAGCGAAGATACCTGATACAAGCATTGCCTTTGCATCCATAGTACCAAAGATAGAAGACTGTGAAGACTGTCAAAATATTCAACTGACGCAGCCTGTACCTAGTAATGATAGTCAAAACACAGTGCAGAATCTGGATGTTAGGAATATACAGCATAGTCTTTCTGACAGTTATTATTCTCAAACAGAGGAACATACACAGATGAGTTTGGAGACTAGTGAAAGTGTTATGTATTCTAATGCCACAAGTAGTGGTGGATCTTGGAGAAAAGTGATGAGCTCACACAGTGATACTCATACAGATTTAAATGTGTGCCATGCTAAAAGTTCAGTGCGAAAATCATTACAAAGTAATGAAACATCTCGCATGCATTCCTTGCCTTCAGTGCCAATGTCTGTTGAACAAGATAATTTTCACAGCAGCAACTCTCACTTTGCTCATCAAAAATCAAGTACTCACCAAATTGTGAAACAGTCAAAAGCCACAGAACAAAGTGCTTATCACCAAATAAAGATACAGTCAAAAGCAAAAACGGAAAAACTCCATAGTGAGGCGGGTGTACAAAAGACGCATTTAACACAGATTTTGAATTCATCTTCTGTTCGCAAGAAGCTGCCAGAACTACCAGGTGCCACTTCTCATAAAATAAAACTATCACCACATGTGAAAAGCAGCAGTAGACCGAGTAACTCAAAAGGCCATAGTAAAACACAATCAGTTCAAAAATCTGTATGTTCGAAGAAGAGAAAAAATAGTGAGGGTACTGGGAGGTAA